DNA from Triticum urartu cultivar G1812 unplaced genomic scaffold, Tu2.1 TuUngrouped_contig_6516, whole genome shotgun sequence:
GTAAGGGCGTTGCACTAGAAGCAAACTGTGCCATATTTCAGTAGTTCAGTGTCATTTCCTACTGTCTTTGTAGTTCATGTAGTTGGTTATGCCAACCTTATCATTCCCACATACATTGCTCTTCGCCAAGCATTTTGGTTTCACATAGTGTATGCTGAACATTTGAGGAGTGCTCTGTGTGTTTAACATCTAGTTTATTATACTATTCAAATCAGGCACTCCCTGCAGAAAATGACCCAGAGGATCCAGCGCAGCCAAATCGGTTTAATGCCGTTATCGAGAAAATCGAGCGCCTTTACATGGTAACGAATGATGACATTATTTGACTCCATATTGCCCATGCACCGAGTTCTGACTCTATTCAAATTGCCAGGGTAAACATAGCAGCGATGAAGAAGATCTTGATGATGTACCGGACGACGATCAATATGACACTGATGATTCTTTTATTGATGATGCTGAATTGGTCGGTTTCTCAATTCTACTTAGCCCTCTTTTATTGATGATTCTTCGCTGATCTCATTGATGTGCACTGCACTAATAAACTTCTACTTGCTGTGTATATTGTGGTGTAATCATGCAGAGATGATATAACATTCTCATCTTCACCGTCATTGTGCACTCCGTTTTTGCTATCTGTTGTATCTGCCTGAACTCTTAGTTTAGTGCTAGGATGAAAGcaaaatattttttattaatttgaTTTGACAACGCCATGGCCCTTTCTGCATTGCAGTAGTAGTTCATTCTTTGTATAGTGTATACATATAATGCAACTTGTATGTCTTGAAACGATTGCACTGAATATTCGCAGCATATTAGATAATTCTTTGTCTAATTACTTACACCGACTCAGTTTACCTCATGGTAGGCAGGCTTATAGAACTTATCCTAGTACGTTGACATGTTGAAACATTTTTTCTTCATTGCTAATTCATTATATGCATCGAGAAAGAATTGTCACTGATTGGTGTCAGCTTTTCATGTTTCTTATGCTTGCAGGATGAATATTTTGAAGTTGATAATTTGACGACTAAGCACACTGGTTTTTTTGTTAACAAAGGGACATTGGAACAGATGTAAGGTTCCTCAATTTTTTTTTGTTATTATTTAATAGAAAATTCATGCCGTCACTTCTTCTGTGAGCTAGCAGAGTACATCCATGCCATCATAATTGATGTCTGTTCTTTTTAGTATGATATCTTGCTGGATTGCATGGGGGCCACCTGTTTGATTGCAACAACCTTTCACCATTTAGTCTGTATACAATGTCTATTTACCCCACTGTTCGATTTATCACAAAATACTTTGGCTGCAATCGCTAGTGCCTTTTCTTTAGCTATTAACTATACAATCTTGAGCTGTCTGAAATAAGGACACAGCATGTTACAACTGTGGCATCTAAGGACAAGCTTATAATAATTAAATGTACTGATCAAACTTGAAGCAAAGCATGATTGTGTTGGTTACAGCCCTAGCTGGAACAACACAAACAACGGATGAAAGAACGAGGTAATAATATGGGGGCAATTTTCATATGTAGCAGCATGGATGTTCTGAGCCAGTTTTATTGAATCAGCAGATCAGATTGGCAGCAACACAATTTTACTTATGCACATGCATTACATATATGTTAGCATGGATGTTACATCAACCATCTTTTGCAGTGAACCTGGTACATCAGCAAATGTCGCGCCAAAGAAAAGGAGAAGCAAAGACCAGTCAGTTGATCGTATTGAAAATAGTCAGGGTGCTACAGGTGATTATTTGAAGTCTGGGAAAGCAAGCGGTCTGAAAAAAGTAGCTACTGGCAATGGTGAATATTACCATGAAGGCAGCAGAGTGGTGAAGACTAAACCCAGCACAACCGGAGTCCTAAAAAGGAGATCGACTGATTTTGCCACAGGTGTTGATTCTACAAAACGTACAAAGATATCTAGTAAGGATGTGTCATATTCCTCTTCAAAAGAGCTAAAAGACCTAGAAAAGTATAAAGCTCCGGCATTCCAGCCtactgattttggtaataagtCAACAACCAGTGAGACATATGACTACGCTTCAGTGTACAGGGATAAAGATCCTTCAACACAACTTGATTTTCAACAAAAACAGACTTACAATGGGGAAAATGAAGATCCGACCAACAAAATATATCGCAAAGATATAGCTGGAACGAACGACTTCTCTAGCATGGATGTGTCTGGTGCTGCCTATCCTACACAAGCAATGGTAAGAATTATATCCCATTTACTGTTCTAGAGAACACATTTGCATAataaaatactccctccgttcacatTATAAGATGTTTTAACTTTTTCCTGATTCGGATGTATATAAACGCATTTTAGTGTGTTGGTTCACTCATTTCAGTTTGTATGTAGTCCATACTGAAATATCCAAagcatcttatatttgtgaatggAGGGAGTAAGTAATAACCATCAAACTGGGCTGGGATGCATGCTAAGTCACATTTTGTTTTGATTTTTCAGCACCTGACCACTGGCAGGGAGAGTGCAGGTACCAAACCTAAAGGCACTAGGCTTGAGCGAGCCATTCGGGATCTCCAAAAGATTGCTGCTAATTGTGAGTATTATATCAGCCCCCTTGAATATCTCTGTAGACTGTAGTTGCGCCGGAAGTAACTGTAGGTACTTGAAATTTTCCTTGCAGACAAATCGCCAGCTATTGATATTAGTGAGGCTGACCCAAATGTTCAGGCATCAGCTCAAAGACGCTTGCCTCCAGAAGTAAAGCAAAAGCTTGCCAAGGTTGCAAGGCTATCGGTATGTAGCAGCACCACCAGTTTTTCTTGTGATTCAAATGCATCTGAAATGCTGAAGTATGAATGTTCGTATTCCATGTGATTTCTTATTTATGTACATTCTTGACTAGTGAAGTTCAGAAAAAAATGTTAACCTTATATCTTTTGAAAATTAATGTTTATAAACAGAATATATGTACAGACACATGTGTCGTACTGCTTTTCATTCTATGAACTTACATTTTACAGGGCGTTTTATACTAGTGGTAATTGTTTATATTTTTTGTGATACCATAGTTAATTATTTCAGTATGAATTAGTGTGGCAGTAGTTCATTTGTACTAATTGATCTTCcattttttgcaaataaaacttACAACACTTGGTAAACTATGCAAACACCTTTTGATTTCTCACTTCAGTGAACTTTAAAGCTGTATTGCTTGAATTTGAATGGTATAGTATTGCTAGCTGTTTGTAATATTGTTGTTTGCAGACAAATCATGGAAAGGTACAAGAAAATGAGTTGATGGATCGGCTCATGGGCATAGTTGGACACCTTGTTGTGCGTAGGACACTGAAGGTGAGTTGTGGTCTTATATGGAAGTAAGTAGCCATGTCGTTGGCGCTTGGCTCCTGAATTTTTAGTAGATGTGTTGCTTTGTTCCGAAACATGTCTTTTGTATATGCCAAATTGGAAAAAGGAAGAATGTTACTTGCTTTGTCATGATCTCCAGTAAGTAATGTAAACCATCATTTCTATAGAAATATAATATCCAAACAGACCACA
Protein-coding regions in this window:
- the LOC125530721 gene encoding ubinuclein-1-like codes for the protein MGKHSSDEEDLDDVPDDDQYDTDDSFIDDAELDEYFEVDNLTTKHTGFFVNKGTLEQIEPGTSANVAPKKRRSKDQSVDRIENSQGATGDYLKSGKASGLKKVATGNGEYYHEGSRVVKTKPSTTGVLKRRSTDFATGVDSTKRTKISSKDVSYSSSKELKDLEKYKAPAFQPTDFGNKSTTSETYDYASVYRDKDPSTQLDFQQKQTYNGENEDPTNKIYRKDIAGTNDFSSMDVSGAAYPTQAMHLTTGRESAGTKPKGTRLERAIRDLQKIAANYKSPAIDISEADPNVQASAQRRLPPEVKQKLAKVARLSTNHGKVQENELMDRLMGIVGHLVVRRTLKRNMKELVKSGLSAKQEKAGRLQQVKMEINEMVKASMAAKAKVNEQQDGSADDFQTVTDERRDLKGKSAMDSALEDRICDLYDLYVEGMDEDKGPQSRKLYVELAELWPQGYMDKFGIKDAISRSKERKGTLHNQQKVQNEEKLKRKRLAAAAKLPDSYPVVTQSTAAVQVAHPSMSNPVTTYPVTDYGQNQVPKSLERVRETSSSAIADESSKNAGDMKKKKRKSDPDVVDTQANIVTMPTVLGLPFYDQQPS